The genomic DNA TGTTGTCCAAAGTAGATAGAAAAGATTGACAACAATTATATATTACTTGGTATAGTATAGAATATATTGAAACCACCATGCTAATTTGTTTCATTCTAGTATTCTGAAACTGGCAAGGAAGTACGCATCAAAGCATACACTgaataaaaagggtaaaactAGCAACTTGAAGCCTGTAACCTATTAGTTATTAGGGCTTGACTACATTAAGGAAAATTTAGCAACATTATTACATGGCCCAGCTGCATGCAAATGGCACTTGTTAGGCAATCTAACAAACTTGAGAGAACAGTATCTCAGAAAGGATTTTGGTGCATCACATGCATGCAAGAAATAGACCACAGGCACATTCTCTAAACATACCTGGTCCAGGTCGAAATCCTTTGAAGGCATCTTCTGCGTTGATTCGGCATTCAATTGAATGTCCTCTAAGCACAATATCTTCCTGTAGATAGAATCCCAGCAAGAAAGTAAACGCATTGAATTTTATGCTACggacttctttcttttcttggataaaatattttatgctcAAGGCTTATAACTAGGGTATCCCTTTCTCGCTACCTGTTTGTACCGGAGTTTTTCTCCCATAGCTACAAGAATTTGTTCCTCAATCAAGTCCACAGAGGAGATCATTTCTGTCACAGGATGCTCAACCTGAGTCCCCCCAGCCAACCCAAATGGAAAAGCATTATTTACCATTACTTGTGATTAGTCCCCTAAAACAGGTATGTTTTGAAACATTCTTATTCAAATTCGCATTCTCAAGAAATTATTTCTACCTGGATCCGGGTGTTCATTTCCATAAAGTAGAAGGAACCTCTTTCATCCAAAAGAAACTCAACTGTTCCAACACCAATATAACCTATAGATGCTGCTGCTGCAACTGCTGCATCACCCATGGCCTTCCGCAACTCAGGGGTCAATGCAGGAGAGGGTGCTTCTTCCAGCAGCTTTTGATTCCGTCTCTGTACAAAAGGCACAGTCAAGAGGGCTTAAAACATATTATTTACTTGCATTTCAAAAGTAGTTGCAAGAGACTTCACCCAAAAGCCTTCCAAAACCACCTCAATTTTAACGTTatacaataacaaaacaaaagccaaaatgTGAATAGAGTTGGGAAGTAAGGTCTCTATTTTTTGACTTGAACAGATCAAAAGTTGATAAAAGTATTTACCAGCTTCAGATACTTCCGTTTGCCTATAGAACTTACAACTTGGTTATTCAATTTTGAATATGAAGCAAGCTCTATTTTCATAGTGGGATTCAGCAACCGCTCAGAAATCAGTTTGACAAACTgtcccaaaaataaaaggaggAATGAGTGGGTTCCTTTACCTGGATGCTGCAATCACGCTCTCCAAAGTGAACAACATTGCCATATTTATCCGCAAGAACCTGTAAAACCATATAGAACGCTAGGGATGAACCAAAAGTTGCATGCAGGATTCAGATTGGcaaattaaacttaaaattaaaattaaaatcaactaaaaacaCACTATATATTACCTTGCCCtttatttcttcatttctcGGCCAATATTACCTTACTAAACAATATGTCAACAACTCAATATTATTTCTCTACTTTCTAccacccaaaataaaaaattctcgTGTCCAGAATCAACCTATCCAAGTCGACTCAGTTTTATGGTAATGAACATTCCTGAATCAACACCTTTAGAATTCAAATGAATCTTTACTGTAGTATATACATAAACCTATGGCATGAAAAGGGCTAATTGACCTTATCTGTACACTCatctaaatc from Corylus avellana chromosome ca6, CavTom2PMs-1.0 includes the following:
- the LOC132185480 gene encoding biotin carboxylase 1, chloroplastic-like, producing the protein GNDGVYLEKYVQNPRHIEFQVLADKYGNVVHFGERDCSIQRRNQKLLEEAPSPALTPELRKAMGDAAVAAAASIGYIGVGTVEFLLDERGSFYFMEMNTRIQVEHPVTEMISSVDLIEEQILVAMGEKLRYKQEDIVLRGHSIECRINAEDAFKGFRPGPGRITAYLPSGGPFVRMDSHVYPDYVVPPSYDSLLGKLIVWAPTREKAIARMKRALEDTIITGVPTTIEYHKLILDVEDFRNGKVDTAFIPKHEQELQAPQKLVPSTLGKELATSAA